A DNA window from Pontiella agarivorans contains the following coding sequences:
- a CDS encoding efflux RND transporter permease subunit: protein MTKLLEKFNGPIAWMVKNPVASNLLMLLCLIGGFGTFMTLKQEVFPNLTADAVTISVTYPGGTPEEMEQSVCLAAEEAVRSLEGIEEVTSKASEGSASIYAELIEGSDRIKVYQDIKSEIDRITTFPDGAEEPVVSLSERKRDAMTLVLYGDISDITLRRLAEQVRNRLLQTEFITQVDLTGTRDLEISIEVPQDQLREYGMTHQSLASSINTQSREISGGGIKTDSGETLLRMQERRNYGTDFAQAPILASEDGTTLKLGAVAEVIDGLEDSDSFASYNGKPAIMLEIYRVGDQTPTQISQTVAEILPQLKEQMPEGIGIDILDDKTEVFSQRASLLLRNGALGLVLVLLVLGIFLEMRLALWVAMGIPISFLGAMLLMPLTGLSINMITMFAFIISLGIVVDDAIVVGENVYHYQQDGLEPHEAAVRGAREVCSPVGFSILTNIVAFIPLALMPGQMGRVIGMLPIVVIAVFTISWLESLYILPSHLSHARKKEPTGLFGIIHRFQQRFSHAFRHWVRTKYGPFLDFCLSHRYVVIAMALSVLFIVGGFWFSGRMGFSMFTTVESDFAIASATLPYGVPVEKTEVVADRLVKGAQEVLEESGRPELVEGIFARIGSSGSHTCQVRVYLADPEIRKTIMGTEEFVQKWRSKVGDLPGVRFIRYASDQGGPGSGPALEIELRHEKIATLESAAQALAAELENYSLVQDINDGVEQGKTQFDFTLKPEAISLGLSASNIGGQIRAAFEGTEVLRQQRGRNEVKVKVRLPKAERTRMYNFENFILQTPDGGEVMLADVVDTEIGKSYTTINRRNGMRTITLTADVRPKSKAGEVTAKLDSDFFPTLQRQFPGLDYSYEGRSADQRDSFGSMAVTIPMVLLAIYALLAIPFKSYSQPLIVMISIPFGIIGAIIGHLILGYSMTMLGVIGMLALSGVVVNDALVLISFANERREHHDSTHDAVVSAGIQRFRPILLTTMTTFGGLMPMILETSRQAKFLIPMAISLGFGILFATFIALLLVPCLYMVIDDCGALKRKLLITHE from the coding sequence ATGACAAAACTTCTGGAAAAATTCAATGGACCCATTGCCTGGATGGTCAAAAATCCGGTCGCGTCCAACCTGCTGATGCTGCTGTGCCTCATCGGGGGCTTCGGCACGTTTATGACCCTCAAACAAGAGGTCTTCCCGAATCTGACCGCCGACGCCGTTACTATTTCGGTCACCTACCCCGGCGGTACCCCCGAGGAAATGGAGCAGAGTGTCTGCCTGGCCGCGGAAGAAGCCGTCCGCTCGCTCGAAGGCATCGAAGAGGTCACCTCTAAGGCCAGCGAAGGGTCAGCCAGCATTTATGCCGAACTGATTGAAGGCTCCGACCGCATCAAGGTCTACCAGGATATCAAAAGCGAAATCGACCGGATCACCACCTTCCCGGACGGCGCCGAGGAACCGGTCGTCTCCCTCTCCGAGCGCAAACGCGATGCCATGACGCTCGTCCTTTACGGCGACATCTCCGATATCACCCTGCGCCGTCTCGCCGAGCAGGTACGAAACCGCCTGCTGCAGACCGAATTTATTACTCAGGTGGACCTGACCGGAACCCGCGATCTGGAAATCAGCATTGAAGTTCCTCAGGACCAACTTCGCGAATACGGCATGACCCACCAGTCGCTCGCCTCCTCCATTAACACCCAGTCCCGCGAAATTTCCGGCGGCGGCATCAAAACCGACAGCGGCGAAACTCTGCTGCGCATGCAGGAACGCCGCAACTACGGCACCGACTTTGCCCAGGCCCCGATCCTCGCCTCCGAAGACGGAACCACCCTCAAACTCGGTGCCGTGGCCGAGGTCATCGACGGCCTCGAAGACTCCGACAGCTTTGCCTCCTATAACGGCAAGCCCGCCATTATGCTCGAGATCTATCGTGTCGGCGACCAGACCCCCACGCAGATCTCCCAGACCGTGGCCGAAATCCTTCCCCAGCTGAAAGAACAGATGCCGGAAGGAATCGGCATTGATATTCTCGACGACAAAACGGAAGTTTTTTCCCAGCGCGCCAGTCTGCTTTTACGTAACGGGGCACTCGGCCTGGTGCTGGTACTGCTCGTGCTCGGCATTTTCCTGGAAATGCGCCTCGCCCTCTGGGTGGCCATGGGCATTCCGATCTCCTTCCTCGGGGCGATGCTGCTGATGCCGCTTACCGGGTTGTCTATAAACATGATCACCATGTTCGCCTTCATCATTTCACTCGGTATCGTGGTCGATGATGCGATTGTGGTCGGTGAAAATGTGTACCACTATCAGCAGGACGGCCTGGAGCCCCATGAAGCCGCAGTACGCGGCGCACGCGAAGTCTGTTCACCGGTCGGCTTCAGTATTCTCACCAACATCGTCGCCTTCATTCCGCTCGCGCTCATGCCCGGGCAGATGGGCCGCGTAATCGGCATGCTGCCGATTGTGGTGATCGCCGTGTTCACTATCTCCTGGCTGGAAAGCCTCTACATTCTGCCGTCGCATCTCAGCCATGCCCGCAAAAAAGAACCCACCGGCCTCTTCGGCATCATCCACCGCTTTCAGCAGCGTTTCAGCCACGCCTTCCGCCACTGGGTGCGCACCAAATACGGTCCGTTCCTCGACTTCTGCCTCTCGCATCGCTACGTCGTCATTGCCATGGCCCTTTCCGTTCTCTTCATCGTCGGCGGTTTCTGGTTCAGCGGCCGCATGGGCTTCTCGATGTTCACCACCGTTGAATCCGACTTCGCCATTGCCTCCGCCACCCTGCCCTACGGGGTGCCGGTGGAAAAAACCGAAGTCGTGGCCGACCGCCTCGTCAAAGGCGCCCAGGAGGTGCTCGAAGAATCCGGCCGGCCGGAACTCGTCGAAGGTATCTTTGCCCGAATCGGCAGCAGCGGTTCACACACCTGCCAGGTGCGCGTCTATCTCGCCGACCCCGAAATCCGTAAAACCATTATGGGCACCGAAGAATTTGTGCAAAAGTGGCGCAGTAAAGTCGGCGACCTGCCGGGCGTCCGCTTCATCCGCTATGCCTCCGACCAAGGAGGCCCGGGCAGCGGCCCGGCCCTCGAAATCGAGTTGCGCCACGAAAAAATCGCCACGCTTGAAAGCGCCGCTCAAGCCCTGGCCGCAGAACTTGAAAACTACTCCCTCGTGCAGGACATCAACGACGGTGTGGAACAGGGAAAAACTCAGTTTGACTTCACGCTGAAACCCGAAGCCATCAGCCTCGGCCTCTCGGCCAGCAATATCGGCGGCCAGATCCGCGCCGCCTTCGAGGGAACTGAAGTGCTCCGCCAGCAGCGCGGCCGTAACGAAGTAAAAGTAAAAGTGCGCCTGCCCAAAGCGGAACGTACCCGCATGTATAACTTCGAAAACTTTATCCTCCAGACGCCCGACGGCGGGGAAGTCATGCTTGCCGATGTGGTCGACACCGAGATCGGCAAATCCTACACCACCATCAACCGCCGCAATGGCATGCGCACTATTACACTTACCGCAGATGTGCGGCCGAAATCCAAGGCTGGCGAAGTGACCGCCAAACTCGACAGCGACTTCTTCCCGACCCTGCAGCGCCAGTTCCCCGGACTGGACTACAGCTACGAAGGCCGTTCCGCCGACCAGCGCGACAGCTTCGGCAGTATGGCCGTCACGATCCCGATGGTGCTGCTGGCCATCTATGCCCTGCTCGCCATTCCCTTCAAGAGCTACTCCCAGCCGCTCATCGTCATGATCTCCATCCCGTTCGGCATCATCGGCGCCATCATCGGCCATCTGATCCTCGGCTATTCCATGACTATGCTCGGCGTAATCGGCATGCTCGCCCTTTCGGGCGTGGTGGTGAACGATGCGCTGGTGCTCATCAGCTTCGCCAACGAACGGCGTGAGCACCACGACTCCACACACGATGCCGTGGTTTCCGCCGGTATCCAGCGTTTCCGGCCGATCCTGCTCACCACCATGACCACGTTCGGCGGCCTGATGCCCATGATCCTCGAAACCTCCCGCCAGGCCAAGTTCCTGATCCCCATGGCGATCTCGCTCGGCTTCGGCATTCTCTTTGCCACGTTCATCGCTCTACTGCTCGTCCCCTGCCTCTATATGGTCATCGACGACTGCGGCGCGCTGAAACGCAAGCTGCTGATTACACATGAGTAA
- a CDS encoding efflux RND transporter periplasmic adaptor subunit, translating to MNNASRRTLSILIGLVFIIGGLLIARYFMTNKPEAQRRRAMSSMVPVVETVSMKTAAHIHTVECLGTVTAEKSADLRPEVSGRIIAVNPGLVEGGLVKQGDVLVEIDDADYRLALAEAEAALLTAQSNYRIEEGQQDVVRHEMEMMGTDESDAYSDLMLREPQLKSAEAAIKTAELAVESAKLDLERTKIHAPFDAVVVSETADVGDYAQSSSTLIELAAIDRFFVYSSIPFSSLTPLPEIGSKTYPAELTLSDGTTRLAQTYKLLPTLTDTGRMARILLTADQPYTTGDRPMLINEYVRIRINGDSIPDSMMIPRKYLRDGNVVWTIDSENKLRILQAEVIDGYADEMLIRIDGPAEIEIVTTELSAAVEGMQLRRDGEPMPESPQRTGKPEGKPAK from the coding sequence ATGAACAATGCATCTCGCCGTACACTTTCAATCCTGATCGGTCTCGTCTTCATCATTGGCGGCCTGTTAATCGCCCGCTACTTTATGACGAATAAACCCGAGGCCCAACGCCGACGCGCCATGTCCTCCATGGTTCCGGTGGTCGAAACCGTCTCCATGAAAACCGCAGCGCACATTCACACCGTGGAATGCCTCGGCACCGTCACCGCCGAAAAATCTGCCGATCTCCGGCCTGAAGTCAGCGGCCGGATCATCGCCGTCAATCCCGGCCTGGTCGAAGGCGGTCTCGTGAAACAAGGCGATGTACTCGTCGAAATCGACGACGCTGACTATCGTCTTGCTCTCGCCGAGGCCGAGGCGGCCCTGCTCACGGCTCAGAGCAATTACCGCATCGAAGAAGGCCAACAGGATGTCGTCCGCCATGAAATGGAAATGATGGGGACCGACGAGTCCGATGCCTACAGTGACCTCATGTTGCGCGAGCCCCAGCTGAAATCCGCCGAAGCCGCCATCAAAACCGCAGAACTCGCCGTCGAATCCGCGAAACTCGACCTTGAACGAACTAAAATCCACGCGCCATTCGATGCCGTGGTGGTTTCAGAAACCGCCGATGTCGGCGACTATGCTCAATCATCGTCGACGCTGATCGAACTGGCCGCGATCGACCGATTTTTTGTCTACTCTTCGATTCCGTTCAGCTCGCTGACGCCCCTGCCGGAAATCGGGTCAAAGACATATCCCGCCGAACTCACCCTCTCCGACGGCACCACCCGGCTGGCCCAAACCTACAAACTGCTGCCGACCCTCACGGATACCGGCCGCATGGCCCGCATTCTCCTCACAGCGGACCAGCCCTATACCACCGGCGACCGTCCCATGCTTATCAACGAATATGTTCGAATCCGCATTAACGGAGACTCTATTCCCGATTCCATGATGATTCCCCGGAAATACCTCCGCGACGGCAATGTGGTCTGGACCATCGACAGCGAAAATAAACTGCGCATCCTCCAGGCGGAAGTGATCGACGGCTATGCTGATGAAATGCTGATCCGCATCGACGGCCCCGCCGAAATCGAAATCGTCACAACCGAGCTATCTGCCGCCGTTGAAGGCATGCAGTTGCGACGCGACGGCGAACCAATGCCCGAATCTCCGCAACGTACCGGCAAGCCGGAAGGCAAACCGGCCAAATAA